The Leptospira paudalimensis region TGAATTTTGTCCTAAAAGGGCTCCATGTGTATCCGGATGCCACAGAACGTACGTTAAATGTCACGAGAGGTCTCATTTTTTCTCAAAAAGTCTTGTTATGGCTCATTGAAAAAGGTGGGATTACTCGCGAAGATGCCTACTTAATCGTTCAAGAAAATGCAATGGCAGTATGGGCTGACCAATCCAAAAATCTGCGAGACCTTTTGAAACAAGACCCAAGATGTTCCAAGATTCTGAAAGAGTCTGACTTGGATGAGATTTTCCAAATCAAACCTTATTTAGAACGTATCCCACTCATCTTCAAAAGATTGGGAATTACAGACTAAGTACGCTTACAATTCAACTGCCAACCATCCAACCAAGTCTTTTAACATTTCTTGGCTGATGGTATGGCCTTCTGAGTATTCTTTGTACTTGGGATTTTTTCCCAACGATTCTAAACTCTCTTTTGAATTCCTTGCAGAGTTAACAGATATAACATAGTCATTGGTTCCATGAGCAATATAAATTTTTTGTCGAATGGCTTCCTCGTTTGGACTTTCTTTCGCACTTGCATTTAATTTTTGTTTTGTTTCTTCTAAGAGTCTTCCACTGAGGGCAAGGATTCCTTTAAATTGTTTTGGGTGTTCCAATCCAACTGAATAAGACATCACAGCGCCTTGGCTAAAACCACCAATCCAAACATTGTTTTCATCAAATTGGAACTGACTCTTTGTATATTCTAAAAATTCCAAAATTTTTTGATGGCTCACTTCCTGTTGTCCAATATCAATTTTCGGACTTCCACCTTGGAAGGAGATCTCATACCAACCAAAACGATCTCTCCCTAAAACAAGAGGCCCTCTGATTGAAATAATGAGTAATGATTCGGGTAAATCATCGGCTAAAGAAAACAAATCTTTTTCATTGCTACCAACTCCATGTAACAACAAAAGAAGTGGAGGATTGGTTGTGGTAACTTTAGGATTTCGAACTAAATACTCGAGTGGAGGATTCATCATTTCAGATCTACCTTTAATGTAATTGCGGATTGGAATCCAATCGAACGGAAGTCATCGTCAATGCTCCAGCCACTGGTTTGTCATTAAAAAAGGAAATTTGGTCCGATGGAAACCGAGTTCCAACAGTATACAATAAAGGAAGGTAGTGTTCTGTTGTAGGAATTGCCCATTCAAATTCTTTTCCTTTACTACGAATGGAAAATAAAGATTGGGTATCTCCTGATAGAATCCAATCTTTTACTTTTTGGTCGACTGAAATTGCCCAATCAAAACCATAAACCTCACTCAACCGATCCCATGCCACCATACGGAGGTTATGTACAATATTACCACTAGCAACGATGAGTACACCTTGTTCTCTCAGTGGAGAAAGTTCCTTAGCAATTTCGTAATGTTTTTCTGGCGAAAGTTTGTAATCCATACTCAATTGTACGATGGGTACATTTGCCTTGGGATACATATGTTTTAATACACTCCATGTCCCATGGTCCAAACCCCAATCATAATCTAGTTGGACAGATTGGGATGTAACAAGGGATTGGATTTCCTTTGCCAAACTTGGATCCCCAGGAGCTGGGTATTGTACTTCAAATAAAGCCTTTGGAAAACCACCAAAGTCATGTATGGTGGGTGGGCGTTCCATCGCTGTCACAAAGGTTCCATCCGTGAGCCAGTGTGCAGAAATTACAAGTATCGCCTTTGGCTCCGGAAAGGTTTTCGAAACATTGCGAAGGCCTTCGACAAATTCATTTTCCTCAATTGCATTCATAGGACTGCCATGCCCCAAAAATAAGGATGGAAAGATCTCACTCTTTTGTATCTTGTCTGTATCCATGAAAATCTCCCTCTGTTCCATTGAGAAAACTGTTGTTTTGTCTGGAAATCTGAACCTTATAAATAGTTTAATATTAAACTATTTATTGTCAATCTATTTTGTTCCATAAAAGTCACTTTTTTCCATTATCAGAAATTTTCTGATTTTCTTAATTTGAAACTGCTGATTCCATTCTTCGATTGGAGAGTTGTACACTCTGTTCGTATCTCATTTCGTTAAAAAAAGGATTAAGTCCCAATGTCTCCGAAACAACAAATAGAAATGATATTACAGGAATTATTTTCGAATCCCAAAAGCAAAATGATCCCAGAGGTTTTTGCCTCCGACTACATCGCACACACTTCTAAAAAGGATTATGTAGGTTTGAAAATTGTAAGCCAATGGATCCAAAACTTAAATCGATTTTTGTCGGACTTAAAAATTGTAAGGTTAGAATTCATCCATGAAACGAAGGATCTTGTTATTTGGAAACGTACAATCAGAGGGAAAATCAAACCTTCCAAAAACAAAAATCTACCAACTGGAAAATTGATCAAATGGGAAGAGATGATCATTTCTAAATTCAAAGGAAATCAAATTGTCGAAGAATGGATTACCAGTGAATTTCTAGGTGCCTTACTTCCAAAAGGAAAAACATAAAAGAAACGTATTCGTATCCAAAAACAAACCAAGCAACGAATCTTGATTCATATTAAAAAAATTACTAATTGAGGAAACTAGAATGGCCGCACCAAAAAAGAAGAAACAACTCACAAAAACAAAATCCCCGAAAGTACAAATAAAAGGATCACAAGTAAAATCAAACCCCATCACACCATTTTTGATGTTTAATGCAAACTTAGAAGAGGTTACTCAATTTTATACAGGCATCTTCAAACAATCGAAAGTGATCTCGGTAAACCCAATGCAGGCAGAGTTCATATTAAACGGACAAAAATTTTCAGCTTACAATGGTGGACCTGAATTTAAATTTTCTTGGGGAGTTTCCTTCATGATCCATGTAGAAACTCAAAAAGAACTCGATCATTATTGGAATGAACTTTCAAAAGGTGGGAAAGAACTTATGTGTGGATGGGTCGAAGATAAATTTGGTATGCTATGGCAAATCACACCAAACATTTTATTAGAACTAATTTCGCATAAAGATCCAAATAAACGAGAAAAAGCGACTCAGGCGATGTTAAAGATGCAAAAAATTGACATTGCAAAATTAAAAGAATCAGTGAAATAAATGATTCCAATTCACTATATAAAATTTAATGTTTATATAGTGAATTAGTTTTCGATCGGTGTTTAGAGGGAGATTTCAAAACTTGTTAGGTCAATTACAATGGTCCACTTCCAAAACCTCGTGATTAAACTGAGATTGTTTGTTTTTCTGAAATTAGATTGTATTTTACTTTAATCTGATTGATTTTCTCTTCCATCGATTTCCACAAAGTTTCCTTCTCTGGATGGAAAGTACAAAGTACACCTAGTCTCACCAAATCAATGATTTCATCAATGGAGAAATCTAAAAATCGATATAACTTAAAAAATTCATAAGTTAAATTTACATTAAAAATATCTGGATCATCAGTGTTGATACAAAGCATCAAACCTTGGTCATAATAATAACGCACTGGGTGATTCTGTTCTTTTCGCACATACTTTCCAGTAAAGACATTTGATGTAACACAGATTTCGATAGGAATTTTGTTCTCTTTCATGTAACGAACAAGTTCAGGATCTTGGATGGCAGATGTTCCATGTCCAATACGTTCCGCCTTACACAAGTTCACGGCATCCCAGATTGCCCAAGGACCATCATCTTCCCCTGAGTGAGCGACACATCGTAAACCAGACTCACGTGCAATTTTAAACACATCTGCATAATCTTTTGCAGGACCCATGAGTTCAGCACCACCGAGTCCAATTCCAATCACTTCTTTGTGTTTCAAACCTAACACTCGTTTTAGGTTGTTCATTGCATTTTCTGGTCCAAATGATCTAGAGACGTCAACAAGTAACCGAATGGAAATTCCATCTTTCACTTCAATTTGACGAATACGATTGACCATCACTTCTACCATTTCATCAAAATCCAAACCGTTTTGGATGAACTTGGAAGGAGCAAAGAAAGCTTCACAATATACGATGTTATTAGAACGGAGATAATCCGCTAAACTATCAATGAAGTATCCCAAATCGGATGCCTCTTTGACAGATCCTTGGACAAAAAAGAAAACTTGGATGAAACCATTGAGGTCTTTGAAATTATATTTATCTTCAAATTCTTGGTCTGTGACTTCGATTCCATTTTTTTTGTATAAGAACTTAAGTGTTTCCTTATTCACACATGCTTCTAAGTGCAAGTGGACTTCCGTCTTTGGAATCTCTCGGATGAAATTGATGACATCTTGTTCGTTTGGATGAGATACAGAAAGATCACCAGCTAGGAGCGATTTCCTTTCTTTTAGAAGTGTTGTTTGTTCCGGACCATCTATCCCTTCTTTTGGCAGAAGCCAAAGTGGTGGGTGTAGGACTGGCAATTCCATGAGAGACACTCTTTCGTTTAAGAGAGTGTTAATTTGTTTATCAAAAGTAAGTTGGATGGTTGGCGAATACGGCCTGTCAGCTGGTAATCGACTTTTAAGGCGGTTTAATTCCGCAATATCACGGTCAATGACAGCAATGCGGCTAAGGATTTCAGAAAAAGGAACTTCCATGTTCCAGGAAAGAATGCCGAATTTGATGAGTGCCTACAAGTAGATTTTTAAACCTTGGGTGAAAATCCCTATTTAGGTTTGAAAAATCCCGTCGATAGGAAGTTTGGGAGCGGAAAAGACTGGAAATTTTTTCCGAATTATGTCGTATAAATGAATATGCTCACATCTCGCAAAACCTTCCTACCGTTTGCACTTCCTTCCATTTCAGAAGATGCAATTGAAGAAGTGGCTCAGGTACTCCGATCAGGATGGGTTACCTCCGGACCAAAAGTAAAACAATTCGAGATGGAGTTTGGTGATTTTGTTGGAAGCAAAGAAACAATTGCTGTCAATTCGGCAACTGCTGGGTTACATTTAGCCCTCGAAGCGATTGGACTCACGACAAACGATGCTGCCATTACAAGCTCTGTTACCTTTACTGCCACTGCTGAGGTTATTTGTTACTTTGGAGCAGAACCCATTCTTACTGATATCGATCCCATTCATAACGTAATGACTCCTGAAACCTTAGAAGCAACTATCAGCGCTAAGTGCAAATGGAATGGCAAAGAACTAACGAGTAAAAAAACAGGGAAACGAATCAAAGCAATCTTACCCGTACACTTAGCTGGTTATACATGTGATATGGAAGCCATTCTAGGCATTGCAAAAAAATACAATCTCTATGTGATTGAAGATGCTGCACATGCTTTCCCAGCGGTTCATAAAAACAAAATGATTGGAACCTGGGGTGATTTTACTGTTTTTAGTTTTTATGCTACAAAAGGCATTACCACTGGCGAAGGTGGAATGATCACCACAGATCATAAGGAGTTTGCCGACCGAATTCGTAGGATGCGTTTGCATGGAATTAACCGTGATGCATTTAATCGACCTGGTTGGTATTATGAAGTCGTGGATGCTGGTTATAAATATAACATGACCGATATTGCAGCTGCACTTGGTGTCGTACAACTTAAGGAATCACATGGATTCTGGGAACGAAGGACTGAAATCGCAAAACATTATAATGTTGAATTTTCTGGACTAAAGGGAGTCAAACTACCTAAAGAAGATGAAAACGGGATTCATAGTTGGCATCTGTATCGAATCGAAATTGATCCGAAATTGGCAAAAATTGGCCGAGATACATTAGTTGAAGAATTGAAAGAAAGAAATATCGGAACAAGTTTACATTTTATTCCTATCTTTGAACATCCTTATTATAAAAAGACGTTTGGATTCCAAAGAAAAGAATATCCTAACGCATGTCAGATGTATGATAAATCAGTTTCATTACCATTGTTTGCAGGAATGACAAAAACAGATGAAAAAGACGTAATAGATGCTGTAAAAGAATTATTATCGTAGATATTAATTTTTGGTTGGGTTGTTCTTCAAACTGATCCGGAATTCATAAAACTCTGGATCATACAGTTTGATTAGATCAACTAAACCCAATATAAATTCTGTATCAGTGCCATCTGCCTTTCTGCGAATCCAAAATCCTACAAGTTCCTTTACAATTTGAGAATCCATACTCTCATCACCAGTAAAAATAGAAAACTTGGCTGCTTCTTCTGGATCTTCGTTATCAGTGTAAGCAGGGTATAAAAAAAGGATAAAACGATCCAAATAATAAGGATCTAACCTGGATTCTTCAACTAACACTAAATAACGATCTGCTTCCTTTCTGAAAAATTTAGGATTTGAATCTAATTTTTGGTAAACAATGAAAAAATCACGAGCTGTTTGTTTGAACCAACTATCATAAACCGGTTTTGTTAATTGTAAAAACTTAGGTTGGGTTTTTGCAGGTAAAAACAAATTCCTAATTCTTCTGGGAAATTCTGGATTATAATGTCCAAATTGGTACTGATCATTTAGTTCCAAATAATACTTAGAATGAGGTCCATCTAAGAAAATTTGAATTCCTAAATATTCAGAAAGTTTTTTTAAACTGATTATAGTTTGTAGTTTGCAGAAAATTTTATGATAGGATATTTCTTTTTCACAATACAATCCAATCTTTGGAAATTGGATCCAAGTTGTTTCTATTAGTTCTTTAAATTTCTTCTCCTGAGAGGTGTCTACCTCCTTTACTAAGAAAGGGATAGACGTTTGGAGAACCGAACATGAGAAAAAGAAAACTAAGACAATTTTACTTAATTTTATAAGTAATTTCTGCAGGTAAATTCTCCCATTCCGAATTTGAATCTTTACGAAAGTATACTGGAGATATCGAATTTTTCAAATTTAAACTTTGGTATAAGATCAAATCCGTTTCTTTTTTCTCAAAGTATCGTTTATCGGTATTACTTCCTAATCCTAAATCAGCAATTGGAATCCATCCATAACCTAATAAAAATACAGACAATGAATCTTGAATGGATTTTGGTTTTCCTTTATCGAATCGAATCATTCGGAAAGATTGAACAGGGATACCATTTTCCTTCATTTTCTCTTTGAAATCACTAATGCTAACACTAATTTGTCTAGTTTGGTAAATTAAATCTAAATAGTCTCTTGGAAGTAATTTAATATCTTCCTGTGGTTTCTCGTAAAATGGTGTTACATCACCTGGATACGTTGCTTCTTTATCTAAATAATCATCTGTTACATAGTATTTGATAAATTGGTTTTTAGATGAAAATTTATATTTTACGATCTGCTCACCTGGTAAATCTTCAATGGATAATTTTTTTAAATGAACTCTGTTTCTTTGAATGAAGTAAGGTGCATAAGAAGAGTCCGTGAATTTAACACCCCTTATCCGTTGTTGTTCATTGGAAGGTGGGTGTAAAATAGCAATTTGGGCTTTTGATAATGATACTGAATCAAGTTTGAACTTTAATGTTACTTCAAGATTAAATTCTTCTTCTCCTGAAGCGATGAACCGTTCTGTTTCAATGAATGGAATGTTTTTGATTTCTTTGTTTTCTCGATCTACAACCCAGAGTTTTGATCCACTGAGTAACACACCTCTTACCGAACGCAAATTGGTTTTAATGGAACCAGTAATTTTTCCGGTTTTGGTATCATATCGATAAATACTGTTATCTGCGGAATCAGAGATCCATAATGAATCTCTACCGTAACAAATATCTCTTGGTCGTGTGCGATCCGTAAAAAATCCACCGATTAATAAAGAAGTGGACTGATCATAAATCTGCACCTTACCTGAATCTAAATCCAAAATATAATAATAATTTCCTACACTTGCAATTCCTGCTACGTTTGCTAACGGTATTGAAATTTTATCAGTGATCCCACCTGAGTTTGGATCTAATTTTAATATTTGTTTTGGAGCTACGACTAATATTTTTCCTTCTCTAGAATCAAAACTAATCCCTCTTAAATTCGCCAATCCTAGATTATAAATCTCTTGTTCACCTATTTCATTGATCTTAATGATTGCTCGTCGATTTGTATCTATGTACCAAAAATTTACACCATCCCAAGCTAAACCATACGCTTTATCAGAAAGCTTGTATTCTTTACTTTCTTGTGCGAATAATGGTAATGTAAAAATGAATAATAAAATCCAAATACGTTTCAATCGCTTATACCTACTGTCTTAACTATCAGACGAAATAGATCATCGAGTAAAGTAGGATTATCATATGCTGAAACGATTGTCATTGGTTTTGGAACGAAAATAACTAGGAAAGATACTAGTATCAAAATACCAAACAGGAATCGAGTTTTACCAATTCCATTCATTGCATCTTTTATGAATGGATGTTCAACCTTTAACACATAATAAATTAGAAATCCCCAAATTAACCAGGTGAAGTGAACGAGGGCAAAAATCAAAAAAAATCCAAATAGTACATGAATCCATTTTCGATAAGATTCACCAAACATTGAATAAATGACATGACCACCATCCAGCTGACCAAAAGGAAGCAAATTAATCGCAGTTACAAGAAGACCCACCCATCCTGCTTTCGCCAAAGGATGAGCTTGGATATCCGTCGTAGCAAAATCAATGGGTCCTAGAATCCATTGTGAGGAAAAATATGTGAAAGCACTGTCTCCGAAAATTAGAAAACCTGAACGATTAAAATCAGTAGGTATCTCCACAACTTTTGAAATTGAAATACCAATGATCCAAACGACAATAGAAAGAACTAAACTCACCGCCGGCCCTCCCACTCCAATATCAAACAAAACTTTTTTATTTGGGATTTGGTCGTTGATTTTGATCACAGCACCCATGGTTCCAATTGGACCAAATGGTAAAGGGATAAAATAAGGCAAACTTGCTCTGACTCCATAATACCTTGCAGGTAAATAATGGCCCATTTCATGAGCTAATAATATAAATAATAAGGATACTGAATAGGGCCAATTTTCAAAAAAATACAGTTTATAATTCTCTAATGTTTGTGGAATCTCTGGATTCAAAAAAATATCCGAATAAGTGAGTGAGAGAAATGTAAGAAAGAATAATAGAATGTGTGTTGTTTTATTGGATTCCAAGGCCGAATCACCTAAAAATAAATTTATAATTCATTCGATCGAAAATACGCAAAGAATCAATTAGTTTCCGACAAAAAACAGAGAAACAGAATTGGAAAGTGAAGGGAAGTATCAGAAAAATATTGTTCCACTTTCTTTTAGGAAACTTAGAACTGTCTAAGGATTAGTTTTACTCCAACAATTCGATGTTTGAAAATATAAAAATTATAAAAAAATTTGACCCAGCGGCAAAATCGTATCTTGAAATCGTACTTTGTTACCCAGGTTTGCATGCACTTTGGTTACATAAATTAGCGCATCTTCTATATCGTATAAGACTTCCTATCATTCCTAGACTCTTCAATTATTTGAGTCGTTTTCTCACTGGAATTGACATCCATCCAGGAGCAAAAATCGCACCAGGCGTTTTCATTGACCATGGAGCAGGCGTTGTCATTGGAGAAACAGCCATCATCGGATCTGGATCCTTAATCTTCCAAGGAGTGACCTTAGGAGGAACTGGTAAGGAAACAGGCAAACGTCACCCAACAATAGGGAAAAACGTAGTGATTGGAGCTGGAGCAAAAATTCTCGGTAACATCACCGTAGAAGACCATGTTCGAGTTGGTGCTGGTTCCGTTGTGATGCGAAATGTTCCTGCAGGATGCACTGTAGTTGGTATTCCAGGTAAAGTTGTAAAAGCTGGAGATGGCACATCGGATAGCATGGAACAAATGCTAGAGCACAACCAAATGCCAGACCCTATTGCAAAAGTTTTTTCTGTACTACTTGAGAAAGTGGAAACCCAACAACAATTGATAAACAAACTTTACGAGAAACAACAATTATTGGAAAAATCTAGTTCTAATCCCCCGGAAGATGATTTGTTTTTGCAAGAATTCATTCATGGAGATGGAATCTAAAATTCTTTAAGTAATTCTGATTTTTTCTTTTGGTACTCTTCATCCGTAATCAATTTATTTTTCCTCATCTCTTCCAAAGTTTTTAATTTATCTGGAACGGATTTCCAATTCTCTTGTGGAATGGGAGTTACATCCTCTTCTTTCGGATAACGATAAATAGGTGGATTCGGCATAATCTCTGAATTTTTATAAACAATTACATTTCCATAAATTTGATTTTTAATTTGAGTTTGTTCCCGGTATAAACTTATGGAATCTTTATTTTTGAGCCATAATTCTGGTTTATAAATTGGTTTGATTGGTCTTGGTTGGAAAATCACCCAATCTTCAAAGGAATATTGAGTAGGGAAAGTGATATTGGTATTGATTTCTTGGAATAAAATCACAATTCCATTTTCTGTACCCATAATGTAAAAACTGGTTTTTAATATTTTTACGTTCGGAGACAAAAGATCATCAATTTTGAAAATACATAAGTAAACTTTTTTCTGTTCTTGTTCCGCT contains the following coding sequences:
- a CDS encoding alpha/beta hydrolase — its product is MMNPPLEYLVRNPKVTTTNPPLLLLLHGVGSNEKDLFSLADDLPESLLIISIRGPLVLGRDRFGWYEISFQGGSPKIDIGQQEVSHQKILEFLEYTKSQFQFDENNVWIGGFSQGAVMSYSVGLEHPKQFKGILALSGRLLEETKQKLNASAKESPNEEAIRQKIYIAHGTNDYVISVNSARNSKESLESLGKNPKYKEYSEGHTISQEMLKDLVGWLAVEL
- the ygiD gene encoding 4,5-DOPA-extradiol-dioxygenase; this encodes MDTDKIQKSEIFPSLFLGHGSPMNAIEENEFVEGLRNVSKTFPEPKAILVISAHWLTDGTFVTAMERPPTIHDFGGFPKALFEVQYPAPGDPSLAKEIQSLVTSQSVQLDYDWGLDHGTWSVLKHMYPKANVPIVQLSMDYKLSPEKHYEIAKELSPLREQGVLIVASGNIVHNLRMVAWDRLSEVYGFDWAISVDQKVKDWILSGDTQSLFSIRSKGKEFEWAIPTTEHYLPLLYTVGTRFPSDQISFFNDKPVAGALTMTSVRLDSNPQLH
- a CDS encoding ester cyclase produces the protein MSPKQQIEMILQELFSNPKSKMIPEVFASDYIAHTSKKDYVGLKIVSQWIQNLNRFLSDLKIVRLEFIHETKDLVIWKRTIRGKIKPSKNKNLPTGKLIKWEEMIISKFKGNQIVEEWITSEFLGALLPKGKT
- a CDS encoding VOC family protein, whose amino-acid sequence is MAAPKKKKQLTKTKSPKVQIKGSQVKSNPITPFLMFNANLEEVTQFYTGIFKQSKVISVNPMQAEFILNGQKFSAYNGGPEFKFSWGVSFMIHVETQKELDHYWNELSKGGKELMCGWVEDKFGMLWQITPNILLELISHKDPNKREKATQAMLKMQKIDIAKLKESVK
- the add gene encoding adenosine deaminase: MEVPFSEILSRIAVIDRDIAELNRLKSRLPADRPYSPTIQLTFDKQINTLLNERVSLMELPVLHPPLWLLPKEGIDGPEQTTLLKERKSLLAGDLSVSHPNEQDVINFIREIPKTEVHLHLEACVNKETLKFLYKKNGIEVTDQEFEDKYNFKDLNGFIQVFFFVQGSVKEASDLGYFIDSLADYLRSNNIVYCEAFFAPSKFIQNGLDFDEMVEVMVNRIRQIEVKDGISIRLLVDVSRSFGPENAMNNLKRVLGLKHKEVIGIGLGGAELMGPAKDYADVFKIARESGLRCVAHSGEDDGPWAIWDAVNLCKAERIGHGTSAIQDPELVRYMKENKIPIEICVTSNVFTGKYVRKEQNHPVRYYYDQGLMLCINTDDPDIFNVNLTYEFFKLYRFLDFSIDEIIDLVRLGVLCTFHPEKETLWKSMEEKINQIKVKYNLISEKQTISV
- a CDS encoding DegT/DnrJ/EryC1/StrS family aminotransferase yields the protein MLTSRKTFLPFALPSISEDAIEEVAQVLRSGWVTSGPKVKQFEMEFGDFVGSKETIAVNSATAGLHLALEAIGLTTNDAAITSSVTFTATAEVICYFGAEPILTDIDPIHNVMTPETLEATISAKCKWNGKELTSKKTGKRIKAILPVHLAGYTCDMEAILGIAKKYNLYVIEDAAHAFPAVHKNKMIGTWGDFTVFSFYATKGITTGEGGMITTDHKEFADRIRRMRLHGINRDAFNRPGWYYEVVDAGYKYNMTDIAAALGVVQLKESHGFWERRTEIAKHYNVEFSGLKGVKLPKEDENGIHSWHLYRIEIDPKLAKIGRDTLVEELKERNIGTSLHFIPIFEHPYYKKTFGFQRKEYPNACQMYDKSVSLPLFAGMTKTDEKDVIDAVKELLS
- a CDS encoding site-2 protease family protein, with amino-acid sequence MESNKTTHILLFFLTFLSLTYSDIFLNPEIPQTLENYKLYFFENWPYSVSLLFILLAHEMGHYLPARYYGVRASLPYFIPLPFGPIGTMGAVIKINDQIPNKKVLFDIGVGGPAVSLVLSIVVWIIGISISKVVEIPTDFNRSGFLIFGDSAFTYFSSQWILGPIDFATTDIQAHPLAKAGWVGLLVTAINLLPFGQLDGGHVIYSMFGESYRKWIHVLFGFFLIFALVHFTWLIWGFLIYYVLKVEHPFIKDAMNGIGKTRFLFGILILVSFLVIFVPKPMTIVSAYDNPTLLDDLFRLIVKTVGISD
- the cysE gene encoding serine O-acetyltransferase, whose product is MFENIKIIKKFDPAAKSYLEIVLCYPGLHALWLHKLAHLLYRIRLPIIPRLFNYLSRFLTGIDIHPGAKIAPGVFIDHGAGVVIGETAIIGSGSLIFQGVTLGGTGKETGKRHPTIGKNVVIGAGAKILGNITVEDHVRVGAGSVVMRNVPAGCTVVGIPGKVVKAGDGTSDSMEQMLEHNQMPDPIAKVFSVLLEKVETQQQLINKLYEKQQLLEKSSSNPPEDDLFLQEFIHGDGI
- a CDS encoding SHOCT domain-containing protein, whose translation is MIDSTASIAFFEVEEEDWRHLFPTQLSQLKLSSAHLRDLPKILSSIHFKRGVLAYEDWDHLVPESYLSEIERFVQKVAEQEQKKVYLCIFKIDDLLSPNVKILKTSFYIMGTENGIVILFQEINTNITFPTQYSFEDWVIFQPRPIKPIYKPELWLKNKDSISLYREQTQIKNQIYGNVIVYKNSEIMPNPPIYRYPKEEDVTPIPQENWKSVPDKLKTLEEMRKNKLITDEEYQKKKSELLKEF